The sequence GATGGGGGCGGATTCCGGCGTCTTGATTCTATCGCCCGCCGAAACCGCCTTGACACCGCGCGGCACGGCCCACGCGCTTGCGGCGGCTCTACGCGACTTGGCGGCGGATCTTGTGCTTGCGGGCAAACAGGCGGTGGACGACGATGCGTCACAGGTTCCGGAACGGGTGGCCGAGTTGCTCGGCTGGCCGCATGTTTCGACGATTACCCAATTGGCGTTGTCGGGAAATATCGCCACGGTGCACCGCGAAATTGAAGGCGGTTACTATGTGTATGAGACGCCATTGCCGGCCGTGTTCAGCACGCAAAAGGGGATCAATGTGCCGCGGTATCCCACCTTGCCCAATATCATGAAGGCCAAGAAGAAGGAGATCCGCGAAATTTCGCTTGACAGTCTTGGCTTGTCCGGGGCGATGTTGGAACCCGGCATGTCAATCGTGTCGGCGGCATTGCCGCGACAGGCGCGGCTGGGGCGCATTCTCGAGGGTGAACTTGACCAGCAGGTCCGGCAACTGGTTGCCATACTGCGCGAGCAGGAAAAAGTGTTGTGAGAAAGGGGAACCGATGAGTATTCTTGCCATTCTCGAACAACGCGGCACGTTGAAGCCGTGCGCATTGGAAACCGCTTCCGCCGCACGCCGTGTTGCGCGCGACGCCGGCTTGGCGCTCGATGCGGTCTATATTGGCGCGGATCCGGGCGATCAGTTGTCCCAACTGGCGGGTTTGGGCATCCGTCGGCTGTTCTGTCATGCGGATCCGGCATTGGAGCACTACACGAACGATCGCCATGTTTCCATCGTTGCCGACCTTGTGCGCGAACTGAACGCGGCGGTTGTCTTGGGATCCGCGACGGCTTTGGGCAAGGAATTGTGCGCGTCCGTGGCTGCGCGGCTCGATGTCGATCTGACGCAGGACTGCGTGGAAGTGTGGTGGGACGGCGGCCTGATGACCCGAAAACCAATCTATGCCGGCAAGGTGCTGGCCGATGTTCGCATGACGCATGTGCCCGCGATGGCAACGCTGCGTCCGAACGTCACACCCGTCGAACGCGATGGCGACGCCATGCCGGAGATTGTCATGCGCGGCGCGCCTGCCGTGTCCTGCCGCACCGAACTCAAAGAAGCCGTCATGACGGCCGCGGGTGCGATCGAACTAACCGAGGCCAAGCGCGTCGTCTCCGGCGGGCGCGGCATCGGCGGACCGGAGACGTGGCCGGTGCTCCAGGCGTTGTGCGACGCAATCGGCGCGGCGCTTGGCGCGAGCCGCGCGGCGGTGGACGCGAAATGGATCGAACCCAGCCACCAGGTCGGTCAGACCGGCAAGGTGGTCAGCCCGGACCTGTACGTGGCGTGTGGCATTTCGGGCGCGATTCAACATCAGGCGGGCATGCGAACTTCCCGGATTGTCGTGGCCATCAACAAGGATGCGAACGCGCCCGTGTTCAAAATATGCGATTACGGGATCGTGGGCGATCTCTTCGAGGTGGTCCCGCTGCTTACCCGGGTCGTCACCGAAGGGCCGAAGGGATAATCCCGCCGCATGTTGACGCTTCCCGAGAAGGTGGTATTCGCTGTCATTGTGGCGGTTTCCTTGGGGTATTTCACCTACCGGGCGTTCGTGCTCGTGCGCCTCATCCGGCGCGCGGGCAAGCCGGATCCCGAAGATCGCCTCCACGATCTGGGAGCCCGCATGACCGGCGCGGCGATTGACGTGCTGTTGCAGCGGCGGACATTTCGCAAACCGTGGATAGGCTCGCTGCACTTGTTGATCGTGTGGGGATTCTTCGTGTTTGCGGTCAACACGATCAACCATTTTGCGGGCGCGTTCCTGCCGGGCTTCAACCTTTTCGGACAAACGTTCCTTGCGAACATTTACGCGGCGACGGCCGATCTGTTCGCCGTGTTGATCATTGCGGGCATTGCGGGTCTGGCGTTTCGCCGACACGTGCTGCGGCCGGACCTGTTGACGCGTCCTTCGCCGGAATCGGCGATCGTCTTCACGTTTATCGCGGGCGCGATGGCCGCCTATCTTTGCGCGAAAGCCACGGAGATGGCCTTGGGAAAATTGCCTAATGCCGAATGGCATTTCGTGGCGTCGTGGCTTGCGCGCGGGTTTGCCGCTGTTGGACCCGGTCCGCTTGTCGTGGCGGCGCATGTCGCATGGTGGTGCGATGGACTGATGCATCTTGCCCTGATTGGGCTGCTTGTCATTCCCACCAAGCATGTCCACCTTGTCGCGGGACCCTTCAATCTGCTTTTCCGCCGGTTTCGCCCGCGCGGTCAGATGACGACACTCAATCTGGAAGATGAAAACGCGGAATCGTTCGGCGTGTCGCGCATGGCGGAGTACTCCTGGAAACAACTGCTCGATTTGTATGCCTGCATCGAGTGCGGCCGTTGCCAGGAGTTTTGTCCAACCCACGTTTCAAAGAAACCGCTAAGCCCCAAGAAACTCGTCGTGGATCTAAAACATCATCTGTTGTCCAATGCGTCGCCGCTGCTTCGCGGGGACGAAACCGGCGCGCTTGTCGGCGGACCGATTGCCGCCGACGCCGTATGGGCGTGCACGACCTGCGCGGCCTGCATGGAACATTGCCCGATGGCCATCGAGCATATTGACAAAATCACCGATATGCGCCGCCATCTTGTGCTCATGGAGTCCGATTTTCCCGAAACCGCCGCCACGGCGTTTCGCAACATGGAAACCGCCGGCAATCCATGGGGTTTCGCCCGCAACGACCGCGCCGCGTGGGCCGACGGGCTCGAAGTGCCGGTGATGGCGGAGAAGGGCGGCGCGGACGTGCTGTACTGGGTGGGCTGCAGCGGATCCTACGACGATCGATGCAAAAACATCTCGAAGGCGATGGTGCGCATTCTGAAGGCGGCGGGCGTGGATTTCGCCATGCTCGGCGAAGAGGAGCGCTGCACCTGCGAAAGCGCGCGCCGTCTGGGCAACGAATACCTGTTCCAGATGGCCGCGCGGGAAATCGCCGAAACCCTGAATACCTACGCCTTCAAGCGAATTCTCGTGACCTGTCCGCATTGTTACAACACGTTTAAAAACGAATTTCCCGCCTTCGGCGCGGCATACGAGGTGGTGCATCATGCGGCGTTCATTCAGGAGATGATTGAGTCCGGCCGCCTGAATCTCGAAACGAACGGCGGCCCGCTCGTCGCGTTTCACGATTCCTGCTATCTGGGCAGGCATAACGGCCTCTACGATGCGCCACGGCGCGTTCTGGCGTCCGCCGGCCAAAAAATGGCGCCCGTGGCGCGCGACCGGGAAAAAGGTTTCTGCTGCGGCGCGGGCGGCGGCCGCATGTGGCTTGAGGAACATCTCGGCGAACCGATCAACGTCCTTCGTTTCAATGAATTGACGGCAGGCGGGGCGGATTGCATTGCCGCCGCATGCCCCTTCTGCATCACGATGCTGTCCGACGCCGCAAAGCGCGAGGGACAGGACACTGAAGTGCTGGACCTTGCGGAAATTGTGGCGCGGCAATTGTCCCTCTAACGCCGGATCAGGCCTTCGCCTCTTCCAGCGCCTTCGCGAAAATATCGCGGATCTCCCTGGAAAACAGGACAAATCGCACGCGTTCGATGGACGGATTTTCCCGGAGGAAATTCGCGACGGTTTCAACGGCAATCCGGGCGGCATCGGGGATCGGATACCCGTAGACGCCGCAACTGATGGCCGGGAACGACACGGTTTTCAATCCATGCTTGACGGCCACTTCAAGGCTGCGCCGATGGCAACTGGCCAGCAAGGCCGGTTCATTGTGCCTGCCGTCGCGGTAGACCGGTCCGACGGTGTGAATGACGTGCCGCGCCTTGAGATTGCCGCCCGTCGTGATTTTGGCGTCGCCCGTTTCGCAGCCGTTGAGTTTCCGGCACTCCGCCAGGATCGCCGGGCCGCCGGCGCGATGGATGGCGCCGTCCACGCCCCCGCCGCCCAACAGGCTTTTGT comes from Candidatus Hydrogenedentota bacterium and encodes:
- a CDS encoding electron transfer flavoprotein subunit beta/FixA family protein, whose product is MRIVVLVKRVPDTASVFKIGADGKSVDLSGLKYVMSPYDEYAVEEAVKIKETGGADVVLLGVGPPETKDIIRAGLAMGADSGVLILSPAETALTPRGTAHALAAALRDLAADLVLAGKQAVDDDASQVPERVAELLGWPHVSTITQLALSGNIATVHREIEGGYYVYETPLPAVFSTQKGINVPRYPTLPNIMKAKKKEIREISLDSLGLSGAMLEPGMSIVSAALPRQARLGRILEGELDQQVRQLVAILREQEKVL
- a CDS encoding electron transfer flavoprotein subunit alpha/FixB family protein, producing MSILAILEQRGTLKPCALETASAARRVARDAGLALDAVYIGADPGDQLSQLAGLGIRRLFCHADPALEHYTNDRHVSIVADLVRELNAAVVLGSATALGKELCASVAARLDVDLTQDCVEVWWDGGLMTRKPIYAGKVLADVRMTHVPAMATLRPNVTPVERDGDAMPEIVMRGAPAVSCRTELKEAVMTAAGAIELTEAKRVVSGGRGIGGPETWPVLQALCDAIGAALGASRAAVDAKWIEPSHQVGQTGKVVSPDLYVACGISGAIQHQAGMRTSRIVVAINKDANAPVFKICDYGIVGDLFEVVPLLTRVVTEGPKG
- a CDS encoding (Fe-S)-binding protein; translated protein: MLTLPEKVVFAVIVAVSLGYFTYRAFVLVRLIRRAGKPDPEDRLHDLGARMTGAAIDVLLQRRTFRKPWIGSLHLLIVWGFFVFAVNTINHFAGAFLPGFNLFGQTFLANIYAATADLFAVLIIAGIAGLAFRRHVLRPDLLTRPSPESAIVFTFIAGAMAAYLCAKATEMALGKLPNAEWHFVASWLARGFAAVGPGPLVVAAHVAWWCDGLMHLALIGLLVIPTKHVHLVAGPFNLLFRRFRPRGQMTTLNLEDENAESFGVSRMAEYSWKQLLDLYACIECGRCQEFCPTHVSKKPLSPKKLVVDLKHHLLSNASPLLRGDETGALVGGPIAADAVWACTTCAACMEHCPMAIEHIDKITDMRRHLVLMESDFPETAATAFRNMETAGNPWGFARNDRAAWADGLEVPVMAEKGGADVLYWVGCSGSYDDRCKNISKAMVRILKAAGVDFAMLGEEERCTCESARRLGNEYLFQMAAREIAETLNTYAFKRILVTCPHCYNTFKNEFPAFGAAYEVVHHAAFIQEMIESGRLNLETNGGPLVAFHDSCYLGRHNGLYDAPRRVLASAGQKMAPVARDREKGFCCGAGGGRMWLEEHLGEPINVLRFNELTAGGADCIAAACPFCITMLSDAAKREGQDTEVLDLAEIVARQLSL
- a CDS encoding O-acetyl-ADP-ribose deacetylase — translated: MEKRIGSSIIEVVQGDLTCEDVDAIVNAANKSLLGGGGVDGAIHRAGGPAILAECRKLNGCETGDAKITTGGNLKARHVIHTVGPVYRDGRHNEPALLASCHRRSLEVAVKHGLKTVSFPAISCGVYGYPIPDAARIAVETVANFLRENPSIERVRFVLFSREIRDIFAKALEEAKA